A portion of the Stella humosa genome contains these proteins:
- a CDS encoding cysteine hydrolase family protein, with the protein MDEREWDRYLTDADRAVMARARFGRRMGFGRRPALLAIDCQRYMVGERGVDDGRYPSSCGPIGWAAVDQVARLAHAARSAGAPVFFTRFTLDPGGSDIGVYGRKRDLLQREDWCLDGTPGAELLPELGPEPGDVVFVKKKPSGFFGTPLLSYLVDRGVDTVIVVGGATSNCVRATVFDSSSYNFRTIVAREAVFDRIPISHAVSLFDMDRQFADVVGCDDIVAYLEGLAAG; encoded by the coding sequence ATGGACGAGCGGGAATGGGATCGGTACCTGACGGATGCCGATCGCGCGGTGATGGCGCGGGCACGCTTCGGCCGCCGGATGGGCTTCGGCCGGCGGCCGGCGCTCCTGGCCATCGACTGCCAGCGCTACATGGTGGGCGAGCGCGGCGTCGACGACGGCCGCTATCCCAGCAGCTGCGGCCCCATCGGCTGGGCCGCCGTCGACCAGGTGGCACGCCTGGCACACGCCGCCCGCTCGGCCGGGGCGCCGGTCTTCTTCACCCGCTTCACGCTCGATCCGGGCGGCAGCGATATCGGCGTCTATGGCCGCAAGCGCGATCTGCTGCAGCGCGAGGACTGGTGCCTCGACGGCACTCCAGGTGCCGAGCTGCTGCCGGAACTCGGGCCGGAGCCGGGCGACGTGGTCTTCGTCAAGAAGAAGCCGAGCGGCTTCTTCGGCACCCCGCTGCTGAGCTATCTGGTCGATCGCGGGGTGGACACCGTGATCGTCGTCGGCGGGGCGACCAGCAACTGCGTGCGGGCGACGGTGTTCGACTCGTCCTCCTACAACTTCCGCACGATCGTTGCGCGCGAGGCGGTCTTCGACCGCATCCCGATCTCCCACGCAGTCAGCCTCTTCGACATGGACCGGCAGTTCGCCGATGTGGTCGGCTGCGACGACATCGTCGCCTACCTCGAGGGGCTGGCGGCCGGTTGA
- a CDS encoding amidohydrolase family protein, whose product MARNEAWLALTAEDALEPDLPICDPHHHLWEGRDDYIEPRYLLDDILVDLRAGHNIVSTVFVECGAMYRQDGPEELRCVGETEFVNGIAAMSASGGYGACRIAAGIVGYVPLLMGDAASARALDAQIAAGNGRFRGIRVSGAWHASPDLVRHRTNPPPNIYAEPGFLAGFAHLAPRGLTFEGWCYHTQIPHLTALARAFPDTTIILDHFGGPLGVGPYAGRGDEVFAEWRSAIGDLAACPNVVAKLGGLVMSINGFGFERNPRPPTSEELMQATRRYYEHTIELFGVERCMFESNFPVDKGSCSYTVLWNSFKRLTAGYSPSERASLFHDTAARVYRL is encoded by the coding sequence GTGGCGAGGAACGAAGCCTGGCTGGCGCTGACGGCCGAGGACGCGCTGGAGCCGGACCTGCCGATCTGCGACCCGCACCACCACTTGTGGGAGGGCCGGGACGACTACATCGAGCCACGCTACCTGCTGGACGATATCCTGGTGGACCTGCGCGCCGGCCACAACATCGTCTCGACCGTGTTCGTCGAATGCGGGGCGATGTACCGCCAGGACGGGCCGGAGGAGCTGCGCTGCGTCGGCGAGACGGAATTCGTGAACGGCATCGCGGCGATGAGCGCGTCCGGCGGCTATGGCGCCTGCCGGATCGCCGCCGGCATCGTCGGCTACGTGCCGCTGCTGATGGGCGATGCCGCGTCGGCCCGCGCGCTCGATGCCCAGATCGCCGCCGGCAACGGTCGCTTCCGCGGCATTCGCGTCAGCGGCGCCTGGCACGCCAGCCCGGACCTGGTCCGGCACCGCACCAACCCGCCGCCCAATATCTATGCCGAGCCGGGTTTCCTGGCGGGCTTCGCCCATCTGGCGCCGCGCGGCCTGACCTTCGAGGGCTGGTGCTACCATACCCAGATCCCGCACCTGACGGCGCTGGCGCGGGCCTTCCCGGATACCACCATCATCCTGGATCATTTCGGCGGTCCGCTCGGCGTCGGCCCCTATGCCGGCCGCGGCGACGAGGTCTTCGCCGAATGGCGATCGGCAATTGGCGACCTCGCCGCCTGTCCCAACGTGGTGGCCAAGCTGGGCGGGCTGGTGATGTCGATCAACGGCTTCGGCTTCGAGCGCAACCCGCGCCCGCCGACCAGCGAAGAGCTGATGCAGGCGACGCGGCGCTACTACGAGCATACGATCGAGCTGTTCGGCGTCGAGCGCTGCATGTTCGAATCGAACTTCCCGGTCGACAAGGGGAGCTGCAGCTACACCGTGCTGTGGAATTCCTTCAAGCGGCTGACGGCCGGCTATTCGCCGTCCGAGCGGGCCAGCCTCTTCCACGACACGGCGGCCCGCGTCTACCGGCTGTAG
- a CDS encoding SulP family inorganic anion transporter, whose translation MEDRATGPRRPPEPTFAELFTPKLVTVLREGYRAADLRADMIAGLTVAIVALPLSMAIAIASGAGPERGLYTAIIGGFLISALGGSRFQVGGPAGAFIILVAATVDRHGMDGLLLATMLAGFILLALGFLRLGTYVKFIPYPVTVGFTAGIAVIIFASQVKELLGLTLAGREPGEIVDKVATLWGAAGTLNPAALAVAVATIAIISGLRRWRPAWPGLLIAVVLVSVAAALLALPVETIGTRFGGIPSTLPWPELPPVSWERVQAVLPDALAFALLGAIESLLSAVVADGMTGRRHRSNCELVAQGAANIGSALFGGICATGTIARTATNVRSGARGPVAGMLHSIFLLVFMLVAAPLAAYVPLAALAAVLALVAWKMIERHEMATLLRASRGDAVVLLATFLLTVFRDLTEGILVGFALGTLLFVHRMATATAIEAIDDQADARERVPFDPALAADPDVVVYRITGPLFFGAASTVGAVLDRIADQRRAFVVDLSAVPFLDSTAANTLAGAARKAARGNVRFFITGASVGVRRTLLAHGVAAPAVEYRAQITDAVAEAQATKAA comes from the coding sequence ATGGAAGACCGCGCCACCGGGCCCCGCCGGCCCCCCGAGCCCACCTTCGCCGAGCTGTTCACGCCCAAGCTGGTGACCGTCCTGCGTGAGGGCTATCGCGCGGCCGACCTTCGTGCCGACATGATCGCCGGCCTTACCGTCGCCATCGTGGCCCTGCCGCTGTCCATGGCGATCGCCATCGCGTCGGGTGCCGGGCCGGAACGCGGCCTCTACACCGCCATCATCGGCGGCTTCCTCATCTCGGCCCTGGGTGGCAGCCGCTTCCAGGTCGGCGGCCCCGCCGGCGCCTTCATCATCCTGGTGGCCGCCACGGTCGACCGGCACGGCATGGACGGGCTGCTGCTGGCGACGATGCTGGCCGGTTTCATCCTGCTGGCGCTGGGGTTCCTGCGCCTGGGCACCTACGTCAAGTTCATCCCCTACCCCGTCACAGTGGGCTTCACAGCCGGGATCGCCGTCATCATCTTCGCCAGCCAGGTGAAGGAACTGCTGGGGTTGACCCTGGCCGGTCGCGAGCCGGGCGAGATCGTCGACAAGGTCGCCACCCTGTGGGGTGCCGCCGGCACGCTCAACCCGGCGGCGCTGGCGGTGGCCGTCGCTACCATCGCCATCATCTCCGGCCTCCGGCGCTGGCGCCCGGCTTGGCCCGGGCTGCTGATCGCGGTCGTGCTGGTGTCCGTCGCGGCCGCCCTCCTGGCGCTGCCGGTCGAGACGATCGGGACCCGCTTCGGCGGCATCCCCAGCACCCTGCCCTGGCCGGAGCTGCCGCCGGTGTCCTGGGAGCGGGTGCAGGCGGTCCTGCCCGATGCGCTGGCCTTTGCCCTGCTGGGGGCGATCGAGTCGCTGCTGTCGGCGGTGGTGGCCGACGGCATGACCGGTCGGCGCCACCGCTCGAACTGCGAGCTGGTGGCGCAGGGTGCGGCCAACATCGGCTCGGCCCTGTTCGGCGGCATCTGCGCCACCGGCACGATCGCGCGCACGGCCACCAACGTCCGCTCCGGCGCGCGCGGGCCGGTCGCGGGCATGCTGCATTCGATCTTCCTGCTGGTCTTCATGCTGGTGGCGGCCCCGCTCGCCGCCTACGTGCCGCTGGCCGCCCTGGCGGCCGTGCTGGCGCTCGTCGCCTGGAAGATGATCGAGCGGCACGAGATGGCGACCCTGCTGCGCGCTTCGCGCGGGGATGCGGTGGTGCTGCTCGCGACCTTCCTGCTGACAGTCTTCCGCGACCTGACCGAGGGCATCCTGGTCGGCTTCGCGCTGGGCACGCTGCTCTTCGTCCACCGCATGGCGACCGCGACCGCCATCGAGGCGATCGACGACCAGGCCGACGCGCGGGAGCGCGTGCCCTTCGATCCCGCGCTTGCCGCCGACCCGGACGTCGTCGTCTATCGCATCACCGGCCCGCTCTTCTTCGGCGCGGCCTCGACCGTGGGCGCGGTGCTGGACCGCATCGCCGACCAGCGCCGGGCCTTCGTCGTCGACCTGTCGGCCGTGCCCTTCCTCGATTCGACCGCTGCCAACACGCTGGCGGGTGCCGCCCGCAAGGCCGCGCGCGGCAATGTGCGCTTCTTCATCACCGGCGCATCGGTCGGCGTGCGCCGCACCCTGCTGGCCCACGGGGTCGCCGCACCGGCGGTCGAGTACCGTGCGCAGATCACCGATGCGGTGGCGGAGGCCCAGGCGACCAAGGCCGCCTGA
- a CDS encoding helix-turn-helix domain-containing protein gives MITAGQMRAGRALLGIDQRTLAEMAGVSLPTIQRMEASDGNVRGVVDTLTKVVDAFHRAGVELIGDHARSEGGGRGVRFREPR, from the coding sequence ATGATCACCGCCGGCCAGATGCGCGCCGGCCGCGCGCTGCTCGGCATAGACCAGCGCACGCTGGCCGAGATGGCGGGCGTCTCCCTGCCGACCATCCAGCGGATGGAGGCCAGCGACGGCAATGTCCGTGGCGTCGTCGACACGCTGACCAAGGTGGTGGACGCCTTCCACCGCGCCGGCGTCGAGCTGATCGGCGACCATGCCCGCAGCGAGGGCGGCGGGCGCGGCGTCCGCTTTCGCGAGCCGCGGTAG
- a CDS encoding RidA family protein yields MSIVRHGRNPGTPGTGLDRASQVVVYNGVVNFVTTGNRPFGGTAAEQAAQCLARAEERLAAAGSSKSKLLTVQIWLTDMRYFQEVNAVYDAWLDQANLPVRCCAKVELAHPDLKVEMIFSAAA; encoded by the coding sequence ATGTCCATCGTGCGTCACGGCCGGAACCCCGGCACGCCCGGCACCGGGCTCGACCGGGCCAGCCAGGTCGTCGTCTACAACGGCGTCGTCAATTTTGTGACCACCGGCAACCGCCCGTTCGGCGGCACCGCCGCCGAGCAGGCCGCGCAGTGCCTGGCCCGGGCCGAAGAGCGGCTGGCCGCCGCCGGCAGCAGCAAGTCGAAGCTGCTGACCGTCCAGATCTGGCTGACCGACATGCGCTACTTCCAGGAAGTGAACGCCGTCTATGACGCGTGGCTCGACCAAGCGAACCTGCCGGTGCGCTGCTGCGCCAAGGTCGAGCTGGCCCATCCCGACCTCAAGGTCGAGATGATCTTCAGCGCCGCCGCCTGA
- the ppa gene encoding inorganic diphosphatase yields the protein MDISKISAGRNPPHDLHALIEIPIGGVPVKYELDKESGAMFVDRFLHTAMFYPGNYGFIPHTLSDDGDPCDVLVVGNVPVVPGAVIRCRPVGALLMEDESGFDEKILAVPVDKLHPFYSDIRSYRDLPTVLVEQIAHFFEHYKDLEKGKWVKVVRWVDTAEAEALILAGLEREAAAKG from the coding sequence ATGGACATCTCGAAGATCTCGGCGGGGCGCAATCCCCCGCACGACCTGCATGCGCTGATCGAAATCCCGATCGGCGGCGTTCCCGTGAAGTACGAGTTGGACAAGGAATCGGGGGCGATGTTCGTCGACCGCTTCCTGCACACTGCCATGTTCTATCCCGGCAACTACGGCTTCATCCCCCACACCCTGTCCGACGACGGCGACCCCTGCGACGTGCTGGTGGTCGGCAACGTGCCGGTCGTGCCGGGGGCGGTGATCCGCTGCCGGCCGGTCGGCGCCCTGCTGATGGAGGATGAGAGCGGCTTCGACGAGAAGATCCTGGCGGTCCCGGTCGACAAGCTGCACCCGTTCTATTCCGACATCCGCAGCTATCGCGACCTGCCGACGGTGCTGGTCGAGCAGATCGCCCACTTCTTCGAGCACTACAAGGACCTCGAGAAGGGCAAGTGGGTGAAGGTGGTGCGCTGGGTCGACACCGCCGAGGCCGAGGCCCTGATCCTGGCCGGCCTGGAGCGCGAGGCGGCCGCCAAGGGCTGA
- the coaBC gene encoding bifunctional phosphopantothenoylcysteine decarboxylase/phosphopantothenate--cysteine ligase CoaBC: protein MLADRRILLIIAGGIAAYKSLDLIRRLRERGASVRCVLTRAGAQFVTPLAVASLSEQKVYEDLFSLTDESEMGHIRLSREADLVVVAPATADLLGKMAAGLADDLASTALLATDKPVLVAPTMNVMMWAHPAVQANMATLQARGVRRVGPGSGDLACGEVGSGRMAEPLQIVAAIEEFFAETTDKPLADLPLAGRRAIVTSGPTREPIDPVRYIANRSSGKQGHAVAAALARAGAETVLVSGPTGEPDPPGVAIVRVETAREMLAACEQAMPADIVVCAAAVVDWRPADAAPAKLKKNGPAPPLLLVENPDILATLSSGPGRPALIVGFAAETNDVVAYAQAKLKKKNCDWILANDVSPASGTFGGEHNTVHLVSADGVEDWPRLTKREVAERLAARVVDHFATGNR, encoded by the coding sequence ATGCTCGCCGACCGGCGCATTCTTCTGATCATCGCGGGCGGCATCGCCGCCTACAAGTCGCTCGACCTGATCCGCCGCCTGCGCGAGCGGGGTGCGTCCGTGCGCTGCGTGCTGACGCGCGCGGGCGCGCAGTTCGTGACGCCGCTGGCGGTCGCCTCCCTCAGCGAGCAGAAGGTCTACGAGGACCTGTTCTCGCTGACCGACGAAAGCGAGATGGGCCATATCCGCCTGTCGCGCGAGGCCGACCTGGTGGTGGTGGCGCCGGCCACCGCCGACCTGCTGGGGAAGATGGCGGCGGGCCTGGCCGACGACCTTGCCTCTACGGCACTGCTGGCAACCGACAAGCCGGTCCTGGTCGCCCCCACCATGAACGTGATGATGTGGGCGCACCCGGCCGTCCAGGCGAACATGGCGACCTTGCAGGCGCGCGGTGTGCGCCGGGTGGGTCCGGGGTCCGGCGACCTTGCCTGCGGCGAGGTCGGCTCCGGCCGGATGGCCGAGCCGCTGCAGATCGTGGCCGCGATCGAGGAGTTCTTCGCCGAGACCACCGACAAGCCGCTGGCCGACCTTCCCCTGGCCGGCCGGCGCGCCATCGTCACCAGCGGGCCGACGCGCGAGCCCATCGACCCGGTGCGCTACATCGCCAACCGCTCGTCCGGCAAGCAGGGTCACGCCGTCGCGGCGGCACTGGCGCGGGCGGGGGCCGAGACGGTGCTGGTGTCCGGCCCGACCGGCGAGCCCGACCCGCCGGGTGTCGCCATCGTGCGGGTCGAGACCGCGCGCGAGATGCTGGCCGCCTGCGAGCAGGCCATGCCGGCCGACATCGTGGTCTGCGCGGCGGCCGTCGTCGACTGGCGGCCGGCCGACGCCGCGCCGGCCAAGCTCAAGAAGAACGGCCCCGCCCCGCCCCTGCTGCTGGTCGAGAACCCCGACATCCTGGCGACCCTGTCGAGCGGGCCCGGGCGGCCGGCCTTGATCGTCGGCTTCGCGGCCGAGACCAACGACGTCGTCGCCTATGCCCAGGCCAAGCTGAAGAAGAAGAACTGCGACTGGATCCTGGCCAACGACGTCTCGCCCGCCAGCGGCACCTTCGGCGGCGAACACAACACCGTCCATCTGGTTTCCGCCGATGGCGTCGAGGACTGGCCGCGCCTGACCAAGCGCGAGGTGGCCGAGCGGCTGGCGGCACGGGTCGTCGACCATTTCGCCACTGGAAACCGGTAG
- a CDS encoding MFS transporter, producing MDATDGLPPRERRWAVFSLALAISLVVVDMALSNVALPTIARDLGVSPSSSIWIVNAYQVAVTVSLLPLAALGDIIGYRRIYVGGLILFTACALISATADSLPVLVASRLVQGFGAAGVMSVNTALVRFVYPRAKLGQGVGMNSLVVATASAAGPTIAAAVLSFTTWPWLFAIAIPFGLTALLFAVLFLPGGSGSGHRFDILSAVLSVATLGLLLAAVDGLAHGGGVLVLLPLGGSALAGWLFVRRQRGLPMPMLPVELFARPAFSLSVATAIAAYMAQSLAIVSLPFYFIAVAGRTQVEAGLLMTAWPIAVAAVAPFSGRLADRYPVGLLAGIGLAAMASGLFLLAMLPPSPTAADVAWRMAICGLGFGFFQAPNNRAILASVPRERSGAAGGVLSTSRLLGQTSGAALVAVIFGIVGTQPGAGHGAVVALAVGSCCAGLAALVSLTRLGGFARRGE from the coding sequence ATGGATGCCACCGACGGGCTGCCGCCGCGCGAGCGGCGATGGGCCGTGTTCTCGCTCGCCCTTGCGATCTCGCTCGTGGTCGTGGACATGGCGCTCTCCAACGTCGCCCTGCCGACGATCGCGCGCGACCTTGGCGTCAGCCCGTCCTCGTCGATCTGGATCGTCAATGCCTACCAGGTGGCGGTCACCGTCTCGCTGCTGCCGCTGGCGGCACTGGGCGACATCATCGGCTATCGCCGGATCTATGTCGGTGGCCTCATCCTCTTCACCGCCTGCGCCTTGATCTCGGCCACGGCCGATTCCCTGCCGGTCCTGGTGGCTTCGCGCCTGGTGCAGGGGTTCGGGGCGGCCGGCGTGATGAGCGTCAACACGGCCCTCGTCCGCTTCGTCTATCCCCGCGCCAAGCTGGGCCAGGGGGTGGGCATGAACTCGCTGGTGGTGGCGACGGCATCGGCGGCCGGCCCCACCATCGCCGCGGCCGTTCTGTCCTTCACCACCTGGCCCTGGCTCTTCGCCATCGCCATCCCCTTCGGGCTGACGGCGCTCCTATTCGCGGTCCTCTTCCTGCCGGGCGGGTCCGGCTCGGGCCATCGCTTCGACATCCTGAGTGCGGTACTGAGCGTCGCCACCCTGGGGTTGCTGCTGGCCGCCGTCGACGGGCTGGCCCATGGCGGGGGCGTGCTGGTGCTGCTGCCGCTGGGGGGCTCGGCCCTGGCCGGCTGGCTCTTCGTGCGCCGCCAGCGCGGCCTGCCGATGCCGATGCTGCCGGTGGAGCTGTTCGCACGGCCCGCCTTCTCGCTGTCGGTGGCGACCGCGATCGCCGCCTACATGGCGCAGTCGCTCGCCATCGTCTCGCTGCCCTTCTACTTCATCGCGGTCGCCGGCCGCACGCAGGTCGAAGCGGGCCTGCTGATGACCGCCTGGCCGATCGCGGTGGCGGCCGTCGCCCCCTTCTCCGGCCGCCTCGCCGACCGCTATCCGGTCGGGCTGCTGGCCGGCATCGGGCTGGCGGCGATGGCGAGCGGGCTCTTCCTGCTGGCGATGCTGCCGCCGTCGCCCACCGCTGCCGACGTGGCGTGGCGCATGGCGATCTGTGGCCTGGGCTTCGGATTCTTCCAGGCGCCCAACAACCGCGCCATCCTGGCCAGCGTGCCGCGCGAGCGCAGCGGGGCGGCGGGCGGCGTGCTGTCGACCTCGCGCCTGCTGGGCCAGACCTCGGGTGCCGCACTGGTCGCCGTCATCTTCGGCATCGTCGGCACGCAGCCGGGCGCCGGCCATGGCGCGGTCGTGGCGCTGGCGGTGGGCAGTTGCTGCGCCGGTCTGGCGGCGCTGGTCAGCCTCACCCGCCTGGGCGGTTTCGCGCGGCGCGGGGAATAG
- a CDS encoding serine hydrolase domain-containing protein, with protein MTKPVTSLAILMLAEEGRLLLSDPLSRFIPAFADLRVGADAAPMRREPTVQDLLRHTSGFVYGHYGETPVHHAYRAAAVGLRGDDNAAMMEKLASVPLAFQPGESFEYGVSTDVLGRIVEVVSGQTLDRFFADRIFGPLGMVDSGFDVPAAKHDRIAQPGIDPGTGEVPVLNDVTRPVAYKSGGGGGVSTAADYLRLARLFLGGGAVDGVRLVSRKTSTLMMADHMGAIGLGANYLPGPGYGFGLGFAVRLGQGVAPFPGSAGDCYWSGVGGTYFWIDPAERLIAILMMQAPNQRQYYRQLFRNLVYQALTG; from the coding sequence ATGACCAAGCCCGTCACCAGCCTCGCCATCCTGATGCTGGCCGAGGAAGGGCGCCTGCTGCTGTCGGACCCGCTGAGCCGCTTCATCCCCGCCTTCGCCGACCTGCGCGTTGGGGCGGACGCCGCCCCGATGCGGCGCGAGCCGACGGTGCAGGACCTGCTGCGCCACACCTCGGGCTTCGTCTACGGCCACTATGGCGAGACGCCGGTGCACCATGCCTATCGCGCGGCCGCGGTCGGCCTGCGTGGCGACGACAACGCGGCGATGATGGAGAAGCTGGCCAGCGTGCCGCTCGCCTTCCAGCCGGGCGAATCGTTCGAGTACGGCGTCTCGACCGACGTGCTGGGCCGCATCGTCGAGGTGGTGTCCGGCCAGACGCTGGACCGCTTCTTCGCCGATCGCATCTTCGGGCCGCTCGGCATGGTCGATTCCGGCTTCGACGTGCCGGCCGCCAAGCATGACCGCATCGCCCAGCCCGGCATCGACCCCGGCACCGGCGAGGTGCCGGTGCTGAACGACGTTACCCGGCCGGTCGCCTACAAGTCGGGCGGCGGCGGTGGCGTGTCGACCGCGGCCGACTATCTGCGCCTGGCCCGCCTGTTCCTGGGCGGCGGTGCGGTGGACGGGGTGCGGCTCGTCTCGCGCAAGACGTCGACCCTGATGATGGCCGACCACATGGGCGCGATCGGCCTTGGCGCCAACTACCTGCCGGGGCCGGGCTACGGCTTCGGCCTGGGCTTTGCCGTCCGCCTCGGCCAGGGGGTGGCGCCGTTCCCGGGGTCGGCCGGGGACTGCTACTGGAGCGGCGTCGGCGGCACCTATTTCTGGATCGACCCGGCCGAGCGGCTGATCGCCATCCTGATGATGCAGGCGCCGAACCAGCGGCAATATTACCGCCAGCTCTTCCGCAACCTCGTCTATCAGGCCCTGACCGGCTGA
- a CDS encoding MFS transporter, whose amino-acid sequence MDPRPLSPAAPLSPAAPLSPAFRRLARSNLAAQSAEQLALAAVPLTAVLALGGGTGTTGALAFVQTLPFLLLALPMGLLADRVDRRRLMASAEWVRAAALLAIPVAAWFGWLSVPLLALLGCIAAIGTLAFTVTAPALVPALVDRPLLAAANGRLELARSLAYAGGPALAGALVAWAGAPVAFAVAAVLSAWAALLLTGIPEPARAAPGARRPLAEIAEGAAFVWRHPWLRPIVATAIGWNIAWFVLQAAYVPYAVDLLGLTAAGIGMTLAAYGIGMVAGAVLAPMIAGRLPIGRMIAVGPLVSVAAAACMLASLRWPQPVLAGASMFLFGAGPILWTIGQVTLRQAATPPALLGRVSALMTMATFGARPLGAAIGGLAGVAWGPGACVVLAAAGFVIQAATILLSAVPRVRTLPEPADAALQPVRA is encoded by the coding sequence ATGGACCCCCGCCCGCTTTCCCCCGCAGCGCCGCTGTCGCCCGCAGCGCCGCTGTCGCCCGCATTCCGGCGCCTGGCCCGGTCCAACCTGGCCGCCCAGTCGGCCGAGCAGCTAGCGCTGGCCGCCGTCCCGCTGACCGCCGTCCTGGCACTGGGGGGCGGCACCGGCACCACCGGCGCGCTGGCCTTCGTCCAGACCCTGCCCTTCCTGCTGCTGGCCCTGCCGATGGGCCTGCTGGCCGACCGCGTCGACCGCCGGCGGCTGATGGCATCGGCCGAATGGGTGCGGGCGGCGGCATTGCTGGCGATCCCCGTGGCCGCCTGGTTCGGCTGGCTGTCGGTGCCACTGCTGGCGCTCCTGGGCTGCATCGCGGCCATTGGCACGCTGGCCTTCACGGTGACGGCGCCGGCGCTGGTGCCGGCACTGGTCGACCGTCCGCTGCTGGCGGCCGCCAACGGCCGGCTGGAACTGGCCCGCAGCCTGGCCTATGCCGGTGGCCCGGCGCTTGCCGGCGCCCTGGTCGCCTGGGCCGGCGCGCCCGTCGCCTTCGCCGTGGCGGCCGTGCTGTCCGCCTGGGCCGCCCTGCTGCTGACCGGCATCCCGGAGCCCGCCCGCGCGGCACCGGGCGCCCGCCGGCCGCTGGCCGAGATCGCCGAGGGCGCGGCCTTCGTCTGGCGGCACCCCTGGCTGCGGCCGATCGTGGCGACCGCCATCGGCTGGAACATCGCGTGGTTCGTGCTGCAGGCGGCCTACGTTCCCTATGCCGTCGACCTGCTGGGGCTGACGGCGGCCGGCATCGGCATGACGCTGGCCGCCTATGGCATCGGCATGGTCGCGGGTGCCGTGCTGGCGCCGATGATCGCCGGCCGCCTGCCGATCGGGCGGATGATCGCGGTCGGCCCGCTGGTGTCGGTGGCGGCCGCCGCCTGCATGCTGGCTTCGCTGCGCTGGCCGCAGCCGGTGCTGGCCGGCGCCTCGATGTTCCTCTTCGGGGCGGGGCCGATCCTGTGGACGATCGGCCAGGTGACGCTGCGGCAGGCGGCCACCCCGCCCGCCCTGCTGGGCCGGGTGTCGGCGTTGATGACGATGGCCACCTTCGGTGCCCGGCCGCTGGGGGCGGCGATCGGCGGGCTGGCGGGAGTCGCCTGGGGGCCTGGGGCCTGCGTCGTCCTGGCCGCGGCCGGGTTCGTCATCCAGGCGGCGACCATCCTGCTGTCGGCGGTGCCGCGGGTCCGGACCCTGCCGGAACCCGCGGACGCCGCGCTTCAGCCGGTCAGGGCCTGA